Proteins from a genomic interval of Niabella soli DSM 19437:
- a CDS encoding patatin-like phospholipase family protein has protein sequence MKKVSILSLDGGGIRGIIPGVILTYLEKQLQTRSNSNLKIGDYFDFIAGTSTGGILACAYLIPDLNGKAKYCAEQAVQLYLHEGQDIFKENIFHKIINPWSLVSEKYSADALEKNFKDLFGQTLLSEFIKPCLITSYDVTSRNAHFFTSCDAKINEIENFYAIDVARSTSAAPTYFEPARIQSQTGQTFNLVDGGVFANNPALCAYAEVRKIDFSSLLNNPGKPDKPSAKDMLIISIGTGTVKKPYHFNELKNAGEIKWIEPIIDILMSGNAETVDYQLKQIYGTLSHKDSKDYYRLEPPLHEALSDMDNATAVNVEHLRQAGLLFIEKNQAMLDEIVAKVLANQ, from the coding sequence ATGAAAAAAGTCAGTATTCTTTCCCTTGACGGCGGTGGCATACGCGGCATTATCCCCGGAGTGATCCTCACTTACCTGGAAAAGCAACTACAAACCCGGAGCAATAGCAACCTGAAAATCGGTGATTATTTTGATTTTATTGCCGGCACCAGCACCGGCGGTATCCTCGCCTGCGCCTACCTTATACCTGACCTGAACGGGAAAGCAAAATATTGTGCGGAACAGGCAGTGCAGCTTTATTTACATGAAGGGCAGGATATTTTCAAAGAAAATATCTTTCATAAAATTATAAATCCCTGGAGCCTGGTTTCAGAAAAATATTCCGCGGATGCACTGGAAAAGAATTTTAAAGATCTGTTCGGACAAACCCTGTTGAGCGAATTTATAAAACCCTGTCTGATCACCAGTTACGATGTCACTTCGCGCAATGCGCATTTCTTCACCAGTTGTGATGCGAAGATCAATGAGATCGAAAATTTTTACGCCATTGACGTGGCCCGCAGCACTTCTGCTGCTCCCACCTACTTTGAACCTGCCCGGATACAATCCCAAACCGGGCAAACATTTAACCTGGTAGACGGAGGGGTATTTGCCAATAACCCTGCGCTCTGTGCTTATGCCGAAGTACGAAAAATAGACTTCTCCAGTTTGCTGAATAACCCCGGTAAACCCGACAAGCCTTCTGCAAAGGACATGCTGATCATATCCATCGGCACTGGTACGGTAAAAAAGCCTTACCACTTTAATGAACTGAAAAATGCAGGTGAGATAAAATGGATAGAACCCATCATTGATATACTAATGTCTGGCAACGCCGAAACTGTTGACTACCAGTTAAAGCAGATCTATGGCACTTTATCACACAAAGATTCAAAAGATTATTACCGGCTGGAGCCTCCCTTGCACGAGGCGCTTTCAGATATGGACAACGCAACGGCCGTAAACGTCGAGCACCTGCGCCAGGCCGGCCTGTTGTTCATTGAAAAAAATCAGGCTATGCTGGATGAGATCGTTGCAAAAGTTCTCGCCAATCAATAG
- a CDS encoding aldehyde dehydrogenase — MTGFTNQLNALRGFYNTGATRSFDFRREQLQLLKASILKHEAALNAALFEDLHKSKEEVWITETGMVLSEIAATLKELKDWMEPKSVPTNLINFPGKSFLYPEPLGVVLIIAPWNYPFQLLFMPLIGAIAAGNCVVLKPSELAGATEKVMSTIIGETFNPRYILYAPGEGATVIPELMDAFRYDHVFFTGGTAVGRIIYQKAAAQLTPVTLELGGKSPCIVTSNASLKTAAKRIANVKFSNAGQLCISPDYLLVHTSVKDEFIGLLKETIVQFYGPNPITSYDFGRIVNHNHFSRLKKLMENEVLLHGGEHNEEELFIAPTIIDNPSLNAPVMREEIFGPLLPVIPYTTDEEARNMMQQHENPLAFYIFTNNKKEAAQWLQAVPFGGGCVNTTGMHYLNKHLPFGGRGNSGIGRYHGRYSFETFSHIKSVLRTTAWPDIPLAYPPLKGKLTTLKKII; from the coding sequence ATGACCGGATTCACCAATCAGCTCAATGCCCTGCGCGGTTTTTATAATACCGGCGCCACCCGCTCTTTTGATTTCAGGCGGGAACAACTACAGCTATTAAAAGCAAGCATCCTGAAACATGAAGCAGCGTTGAATGCCGCCCTGTTTGAAGATCTGCATAAAAGCAAAGAAGAAGTTTGGATAACAGAAACAGGCATGGTACTTTCTGAAATTGCCGCAACATTGAAAGAACTGAAAGACTGGATGGAGCCGAAAAGCGTACCTACCAACCTCATTAACTTTCCCGGGAAAAGCTTCCTGTACCCCGAGCCCTTAGGTGTCGTATTGATCATTGCCCCCTGGAACTACCCGTTCCAGCTCCTTTTTATGCCGCTGATCGGCGCCATTGCCGCGGGCAATTGTGTGGTACTAAAACCAAGCGAATTGGCCGGTGCTACTGAAAAAGTTATGAGCACCATCATTGGAGAAACGTTTAACCCTAGATACATTTTATACGCTCCGGGAGAAGGCGCTACGGTTATTCCCGAACTGATGGATGCATTTCGCTACGATCATGTTTTTTTTACCGGGGGCACAGCGGTGGGCCGGATCATTTACCAGAAAGCCGCTGCGCAATTAACGCCGGTAACGCTGGAGCTGGGCGGCAAAAGCCCCTGCATCGTTACCTCAAACGCCTCATTAAAAACAGCAGCCAAACGTATTGCGAACGTTAAGTTTTCCAATGCCGGGCAATTGTGCATTTCGCCCGATTATTTATTGGTACATACCTCCGTAAAAGATGAATTCATCGGTTTGCTGAAGGAAACAATTGTACAGTTTTACGGCCCGAACCCCATTACCAGTTATGACTTTGGCCGCATTGTCAACCACAATCATTTTAGCCGCCTGAAAAAGCTCATGGAAAACGAAGTGCTCCTCCATGGTGGCGAGCATAATGAAGAAGAATTATTTATTGCCCCCACAATTATTGACAACCCATCGTTGAACGCCCCTGTAATGCGGGAAGAGATCTTTGGGCCTTTGCTCCCGGTTATCCCTTACACAACGGATGAAGAAGCCAGGAATATGATGCAGCAACACGAGAACCCGCTAGCCTTTTATATTTTTACCAACAACAAAAAAGAAGCTGCACAATGGTTGCAGGCCGTTCCTTTTGGAGGAGGGTGCGTAAATACTACCGGCATGCACTACCTGAACAAGCACCTTCCCTTTGGAGGCCGCGGCAACAGCGGCATTGGGCGTTATCACGGGCGCTATTCCTTCGAAACCTTCAGTCATATAAAAAGTGTTTTAAGAACAACGGCGTGGCCGGATATTCCCCTCGCCTATCCACCGCTAAAAGGTAAATTAACTACTTTGAAAAAAATAATTTAA
- a CDS encoding class I SAM-dependent methyltransferase — MHNKSTIEEIEARFDKDVARFSNLETGQQTTLDASFTMELITDGIAAMDPHPKRILDIGCGAGNYPVKLLSKMITNPDITLADLSQPMLDKARERIQPLTTGMVQTVKGDFRTIPLEENSFDAIIATAVLHHLRDDVDWETAFARLYHLLRPGGSLWIFDLVAQEHPAIQGLLFKERYGHYLASLKDATYRDQVFAYIEQEDSPRSVMYQANLLKQAGFRSVDILHKNLCFASFVAFK; from the coding sequence ATGCACAACAAATCGACAATCGAGGAAATTGAAGCCCGGTTCGACAAGGACGTGGCGCGTTTCTCCAACCTGGAAACCGGCCAGCAAACTACATTGGATGCCAGCTTTACAATGGAACTGATCACCGATGGCATTGCCGCGATGGATCCGCATCCAAAAAGAATATTGGATATTGGTTGCGGTGCAGGAAATTACCCGGTGAAGCTCTTAAGCAAAATGATCACCAATCCTGATATAACGCTTGCAGACCTGAGCCAGCCTATGCTGGATAAAGCACGGGAGCGCATACAGCCATTAACTACCGGCATGGTACAAACGGTAAAAGGCGATTTCAGGACGATCCCGCTTGAGGAAAACAGCTTTGATGCTATTATTGCAACGGCCGTCCTCCATCATTTAAGAGATGATGTCGATTGGGAAACCGCTTTTGCCCGTTTATACCATTTGTTAAGACCCGGAGGGAGCCTCTGGATCTTTGACCTGGTGGCGCAGGAGCACCCGGCGATACAAGGATTACTTTTTAAAGAACGTTATGGTCATTACCTGGCTTCATTGAAAGACGCTACCTACCGCGACCAGGTATTTGCTTATATTGAACAGGAAGACAGTCCCCGGAGTGTGATGTATCAGGCCAATCTGCTTAAACAAGCGGGTTTCAGATCAGTGGATATTCTTCATAAAAATCTTTGTTTTGCTTCGTTTGTGGCATTCAAATAA
- a CDS encoding AraC family transcriptional regulator, with protein MRINDPFPILGIKEFNDQQQADDSLLYHELHGERIIEKPHKHDFFIFLLFEKGSGVHAIDFIDYKVKNHQMHLLFPGQVHSWHLGKNTSGYQLMISRPIFETFSDSLSFSFILHQHHPVIDLPGQVFQKLLYEFLAVKEELSQKPVQWGVVNLRIRLIAQFIYREAEKKFKELEVYLTKPILYKYHTLVDLYFKEQKSVAFYASQLHITPNYLNILCKRHFHVPAMFLIQNRTILEAKRLMKASDQSVKEIAYELGFSDLAYFSNFFKSQTGLSPRDFRERL; from the coding sequence GTGAGGATAAATGACCCGTTTCCCATTCTTGGAATTAAAGAATTCAATGATCAACAACAGGCTGATGACAGTTTGTTGTACCATGAGCTGCATGGGGAGCGGATCATTGAAAAGCCGCATAAGCATGATTTTTTTATTTTTCTCCTGTTTGAGAAAGGTAGTGGTGTTCACGCTATTGATTTTATTGACTATAAAGTAAAAAACCACCAGATGCACCTGCTTTTTCCAGGCCAGGTGCACAGTTGGCATCTGGGGAAAAACACGTCGGGCTATCAGTTGATGATCAGCCGGCCCATTTTTGAAACCTTTTCGGATTCTCTGAGTTTTTCATTTATCCTGCACCAGCATCACCCGGTCATTGATCTTCCTGGCCAGGTTTTTCAGAAACTATTATATGAATTTCTGGCTGTCAAAGAGGAGTTGAGCCAAAAGCCGGTGCAATGGGGGGTAGTAAACCTCCGGATACGGTTGATAGCTCAGTTTATATACCGGGAAGCCGAGAAAAAATTTAAAGAACTGGAGGTATACCTTACCAAACCTATCTTATATAAATATCACACCCTGGTGGATCTTTATTTTAAAGAACAAAAATCAGTGGCGTTTTATGCAAGCCAACTGCATATAACGCCCAACTATCTTAATATCCTTTGCAAACGGCATTTTCATGTGCCAGCCATGTTCCTGATCCAGAACCGGACGATCCTGGAGGCAAAAAGGCTGATGAAAGCATCCGACCAATCGGTAAAGGAAATCGCCTATGAACTGGGCTTCAGTGACCTTGCCTATTTTTCTAATTTCTTTAAAAGTCAGACGGGGCTGTCGCCCCGTGATTTCCGGGAGCGGTTATAA
- a CDS encoding amidohydrolase yields the protein MTPRSISRKNFIKNSSVLLAGAGLLATGSAGATNDKPVTTVGKTLLLKNVRLETGFEYEEGEVVHTKTDLFLVEIAEGKIKAVLPNKPDAKAIDARGALMLPAFKDMHIHLDKTFYGLPWKAHLKKNRSVKDMIAFEQKVIPELLKTSTARSELLIELLQSKGTSFARSHVNIEPTSKLDSLTHLQKALENKKDSFGAELVAFPQHGIFYTDSAALMKEAAQTNIDFIGGLDPATIDGSIEKSMDFVVQLALDHNKGIDIHLHEVGESGLKTVEYLIQKVNENPVLKGKTFVSHCFCLAKLDQSKLEATAEKLGDAKMGIMSTIPFGSTIMPIPTLYKYGVDVRAGNDCIIDHWSTFGSGSVLQKTNLAAQLYGYRTEFDLSRILKLATHNILPLDDKGNRQWPVAGDKADLVLVAASCSAEAVSRIAPVQSLIYNGSVVFG from the coding sequence ATGACTCCCAGATCCATTTCCAGGAAGAATTTTATAAAAAACTCCTCTGTACTTTTAGCCGGGGCAGGTTTGCTGGCTACAGGCTCTGCGGGGGCTACCAACGATAAGCCGGTTACAACGGTGGGTAAAACCCTGCTGTTAAAAAATGTGCGGCTGGAAACCGGCTTTGAATATGAAGAAGGAGAAGTGGTGCATACCAAAACCGATCTGTTCCTGGTGGAGATAGCTGAGGGAAAAATAAAAGCAGTGTTACCCAATAAGCCGGACGCCAAAGCCATTGATGCCAGGGGCGCCCTGATGCTTCCGGCGTTTAAGGATATGCATATTCACCTGGACAAAACGTTTTACGGCTTACCCTGGAAGGCGCATTTGAAAAAAAACAGGTCGGTAAAGGATATGATCGCCTTTGAACAAAAAGTGATCCCGGAACTGCTGAAAACTTCTACCGCCCGGTCTGAGCTATTGATAGAATTGTTGCAATCCAAAGGAACCAGTTTTGCCCGGAGCCATGTAAATATAGAACCCACCTCAAAGCTGGATTCCCTGACCCACCTGCAAAAAGCGCTGGAAAATAAAAAGGATTCTTTTGGAGCAGAACTGGTAGCCTTCCCGCAACATGGGATTTTTTATACGGATTCTGCTGCGCTAATGAAAGAGGCGGCGCAGACGAATATTGATTTTATTGGCGGACTGGACCCTGCCACCATCGATGGCAGCATTGAAAAAAGCATGGACTTTGTGGTGCAACTGGCGCTGGATCATAATAAAGGGATCGATATTCATTTGCATGAAGTGGGTGAATCGGGATTGAAAACAGTGGAATACCTGATTCAAAAGGTAAATGAGAACCCGGTATTAAAGGGCAAGACCTTTGTGAGTCACTGTTTTTGCCTGGCTAAGCTGGATCAGTCAAAACTGGAAGCAACTGCGGAAAAGCTGGGCGATGCAAAAATGGGGATTATGTCCACGATTCCCTTTGGAAGCACGATTATGCCTATCCCAACGCTTTATAAATATGGGGTAGATGTACGTGCGGGCAACGACTGTATTATCGACCACTGGAGCACTTTCGGATCGGGAAGCGTGCTGCAAAAGACCAATCTTGCCGCACAGTTATATGGATATCGTACAGAATTTGATCTGTCAAGAATATTAAAGCTGGCTACACATAATATACTCCCGTTGGATGATAAAGGTAACCGGCAATGGCCTGTGGCGGGTGATAAAGCTGACCTGGTACTGGTAGCCGCCAGTTGTTCTGCGGAAGCGGTGTCCCGCATAGCGCCGGTTCAGTCGTTAATTTACAATGGATCTGTTGTGTTTGGATAA
- a CDS encoding MFS transporter: MQVFIDMDSATNNIAAISSEKRVLLVKGKRKPPPDLAHPPLTRGTLWLMTIATGVVVGNNYYNQPLLGLMAKDFGVTESHISSLAMLTQLGFAFGLLLIVPLGDMVKRKRLILFDFLLIIVSLLGMTFAPTIGWLLVAGFMVGFTSVLPQLFVPMAAELANPEKRSAAIGMVMSGLLLGILLSRVISGFVGDLWGWKAMFYIATVCMVALAVLVAVKLPEVPPHFKGSYRSLMQSLLQLTRTQPVLRLAAFRGAMGFAGFSVFWTTLVFHLENAPFHAGAAIAGSFGIIGAVGALAAAVVGRVAKSVEPFRIILYAVLMLTASWGIFYIGGYTYIGLVHGVILLDLGLQSMHIMNQSSFFSLGLGAANRLNTVYMVSYFMGGAAGTWLAAKAWKYAQWDGVVAAGVFFTLLALAAHLLYGRKQKVAI; the protein is encoded by the coding sequence TTGCAGGTATTTATTGATATGGACAGTGCAACAAACAATATCGCAGCTATTTCTTCTGAGAAGCGGGTTCTGCTCGTAAAAGGGAAAAGAAAACCGCCTCCGGACCTGGCTCATCCGCCGCTTACCCGTGGTACGCTTTGGCTGATGACCATAGCAACCGGAGTTGTGGTGGGGAATAATTATTACAACCAGCCGCTATTGGGGTTAATGGCGAAGGATTTTGGTGTTACCGAAAGCCATATCAGCAGTCTGGCAATGCTAACCCAGCTTGGGTTTGCCTTTGGGCTGTTGCTGATCGTTCCGTTGGGCGATATGGTGAAAAGGAAACGGCTGATCCTTTTTGATTTTCTGTTAATCATTGTTTCGCTGTTGGGTATGACGTTTGCGCCAACCATAGGCTGGTTGTTGGTTGCGGGGTTTATGGTGGGTTTTACTTCGGTACTTCCCCAACTGTTTGTGCCGATGGCGGCCGAGTTGGCCAACCCCGAAAAACGAAGCGCTGCGATTGGAATGGTGATGAGTGGATTGCTGCTGGGTATTTTATTGTCGCGGGTGATAAGTGGATTTGTGGGGGATCTGTGGGGCTGGAAAGCGATGTTTTATATTGCTACGGTTTGCATGGTGGCGCTTGCCGTTCTGGTGGCGGTTAAACTGCCGGAAGTGCCTCCGCATTTTAAAGGCAGCTATCGCTCATTAATGCAATCACTGTTGCAGCTTACCCGGACGCAGCCCGTATTGCGTCTGGCGGCCTTTCGCGGGGCAATGGGCTTTGCAGGATTTAGTGTTTTCTGGACTACTCTTGTCTTTCACCTGGAAAATGCGCCCTTCCATGCAGGGGCCGCTATTGCCGGCTCCTTCGGGATAATAGGAGCCGTGGGCGCGCTGGCCGCTGCTGTAGTGGGCCGGGTGGCAAAAAGCGTGGAGCCATTCCGGATTATTTTATATGCTGTTCTTATGTTAACAGCAAGCTGGGGTATTTTCTATATCGGAGGCTATACCTATATCGGACTGGTCCATGGTGTTATTTTACTTGACCTGGGTTTGCAGTCGATGCACATCATGAACCAGTCGTCATTTTTTTCATTGGGGCTGGGCGCGGCCAACCGGTTAAATACCGTTTATATGGTCAGCTATTTTATGGGCGGCGCTGCCGGCACCTGGCTGGCTGCAAAAGCCTGGAAGTATGCACAATGGGATGGGGTGGTGGCTGCGGGGGTGTTTTTTACCCTGCTGGCATTGGCGGCACATTTATTGTACGGCCGCAAACAGAAAGTGGCGATCTAA
- the dprA gene encoding DNA-processing protein DprA, which yields MKHPLYYRIALTLVPHIGPVIARLLLQQLSPEEIFTEKRSVLERIEGLGKMRSCCIKQFSDFERVEKEIAFIEQYKISPLFITDAAYPQRLLQCYDAPTMLYYRGIADLNTSRIVAVVGSRMHTDYGKEICGKLVGDLADSGVLVVSGLAYGIDSLAHKCALDAQLNTVGVLAHGLDKIYPPGHTTMAKEMIEQGGLLTEFETKTKPDRHNFPSRNRIVAGMSDATIVVETDVKGGSMITAELANGYNKDVFAFPGRVADKKSSGCNYLIKTNRANLLTDGKQLLETMGWAPLKTRTAKRQTRELFINLTSEEQLIIDLLKKKDKADIDEIHLKSGLSSSTVAVAMLNLELQNVIQALPGKMYKLL from the coding sequence ATGAAACACCCGTTATATTACCGTATTGCGCTTACGTTGGTGCCCCATATCGGCCCTGTAATAGCCCGTCTTCTATTGCAGCAGTTGTCGCCTGAAGAAATTTTTACGGAGAAGCGATCCGTTTTGGAGCGCATTGAAGGGTTAGGGAAAATGCGCTCGTGCTGCATTAAGCAATTTTCCGATTTTGAAAGAGTGGAAAAAGAGATCGCCTTTATTGAGCAGTATAAGATCAGCCCTTTGTTTATTACTGATGCTGCTTATCCGCAGCGGTTACTGCAGTGCTATGATGCGCCAACAATGCTCTACTACAGGGGTATCGCGGATCTGAATACTTCAAGGATTGTGGCTGTTGTGGGCTCCCGCATGCACACGGATTACGGAAAAGAAATTTGCGGAAAACTGGTAGGCGATCTGGCAGACAGTGGAGTGTTGGTCGTTAGCGGCCTTGCCTATGGGATTGATTCCCTGGCGCATAAGTGTGCGCTTGACGCCCAATTAAATACGGTTGGTGTACTGGCGCACGGACTGGATAAGATCTATCCGCCGGGTCATACCACTATGGCAAAGGAAATGATTGAGCAGGGCGGCTTGCTGACCGAGTTTGAAACAAAAACAAAACCCGACCGGCATAACTTCCCCAGCCGGAATCGTATTGTGGCCGGAATGAGTGATGCTACCATTGTTGTGGAAACGGATGTTAAAGGGGGCAGCATGATCACCGCCGAATTAGCCAATGGGTATAACAAGGATGTTTTTGCATTTCCAGGCCGGGTGGCTGATAAAAAGAGCAGCGGTTGCAATTATCTTATAAAAACCAACCGCGCGAACCTGCTTACCGACGGTAAACAATTGCTGGAAACGATGGGCTGGGCGCCACTGAAAACGAGAACAGCAAAAAGGCAAACGCGGGAGCTGTTTATTAATTTGACATCCGAAGAACAACTGATCATCGACCTGTTAAAGAAAAAAGACAAGGCAGATATTGATGAGATCCATTTAAAATCAGGGTTGAGCAGCAGTACCGTTGCCGTTGCCATGCTGAACCTGGAGCTGCAGAATGTGATCCAGGCGTTGCCGGGGAAAATGTATAAGTTGCTTTAA
- the zwf gene encoding glucose-6-phosphate dehydrogenase — translation MVKNYNTKKPEPTIIFIFGGSGDLNQRKLTPALYNLWMDGLMPGQFAIVGTGRTDYSDEKFREHLLNGINEFSRRKDDQNGSWEKFAQSISYLRMDVDNPADYEGIATIISNYETSWKVSAHVLFYLAVAPQLVPEIATNLNKLTKAKDILRSRIVVEKPFGHDLKSAQELNKLLTNLFDEGQIYRIDHYLGKETVQNILALRFANALFEPIWNRNYIDHVQITAAETVGVEDRGGYYERSGALRDMVQNHILQLLCMVAMEAPVSFEADEIRNKKSDVLNAIRKIKKEEVQRYAVRGQYSSGWIQGQQEKAYREEKGVAPNSNVDTFAAVKFYIDNWRWQGVPFYVRTGKYLTEKTTLITIQFKEAPKYAFPPEATETWRANRLTISIQPEEDIRLLFQAKRPGQTMSLNPVNMVFSYADSYHEPQPEAYETLLLDALMGNPTQFMRGDQVEVAWEVIEPILDTWENRPPVDFPNYAPGTWGPEDAEALIAREGRNWITLPPKRKGKE, via the coding sequence ATGGTAAAAAACTATAATACTAAAAAGCCGGAGCCTACCATCATTTTTATATTTGGCGGCAGCGGCGACCTGAATCAGCGTAAATTGACTCCTGCTCTTTATAATCTTTGGATGGATGGCTTAATGCCCGGGCAATTTGCCATTGTGGGAACAGGGCGAACCGATTATTCTGATGAAAAATTCCGGGAGCACCTGCTGAATGGTATTAACGAGTTTTCGCGGAGAAAGGATGATCAGAACGGGAGCTGGGAAAAATTCGCGCAAAGCATTTCCTACTTAAGGATGGATGTGGATAATCCTGCCGATTATGAAGGCATCGCCACCATAATCAGCAATTATGAAACTAGCTGGAAGGTGAGCGCGCATGTGCTTTTTTACCTGGCTGTGGCCCCGCAACTGGTACCGGAAATTGCAACCAACCTGAACAAATTAACCAAAGCAAAAGATATCCTCCGCTCGCGCATCGTGGTGGAAAAGCCCTTTGGACATGACCTGAAGAGCGCCCAGGAATTGAATAAATTGCTGACCAACCTTTTTGATGAGGGCCAGATCTACCGTATCGACCACTACCTCGGAAAAGAAACCGTGCAAAATATCCTGGCGTTGCGCTTCGCCAATGCTTTGTTTGAACCGATCTGGAACCGGAATTATATTGACCATGTGCAGATCACCGCGGCGGAAACTGTTGGTGTGGAAGACCGGGGTGGTTATTACGAACGCTCGGGCGCTTTGCGCGATATGGTGCAGAACCATATTCTCCAATTATTGTGCATGGTAGCCATGGAGGCGCCGGTTTCCTTTGAAGCCGATGAAATACGCAATAAAAAATCGGATGTATTGAATGCCATCCGCAAAATAAAAAAAGAAGAAGTACAACGGTATGCCGTTCGCGGGCAATACTCCTCCGGCTGGATACAGGGGCAGCAGGAAAAAGCGTACCGGGAAGAAAAGGGCGTGGCACCCAACTCAAACGTAGACACATTCGCAGCCGTTAAATTTTATATCGATAACTGGCGCTGGCAGGGGGTTCCTTTTTATGTGCGTACCGGAAAATACCTGACTGAAAAAACCACGCTCATTACCATCCAGTTTAAGGAAGCGCCCAAATATGCTTTCCCCCCGGAGGCCACTGAAACCTGGCGTGCCAACCGCCTTACCATCAGCATACAGCCGGAAGAAGATATCCGCTTATTATTCCAGGCTAAGCGCCCGGGACAAACGATGTCGCTGAACCCGGTAAACATGGTATTCAGCTATGCTGACAGTTATCACGAACCGCAGCCGGAGGCTTACGAAACCTTATTGCTGGATGCCTTAATGGGCAACCCTACACAGTTTATGCGGGGCGACCAGGTGGAAGTTGCCTGGGAGGTTATTGAGCCCATCCTGGATACCTGGGAGAACCGCCCGCCGGTTGATTTCCCCAACTATGCTCCGGGCACCTGGGGGCCGGAAGATGCCGAAGCACTGATCGCGCGCGAAGGCAGGAACTGGATCACGTTGCCGCCGAAAAGAAAAGGAAAGGAATAA
- the guaB gene encoding IMP dehydrogenase, which produces MATRKSSAATANNSKIAFEGLTFDDVLLVPAYSQVLPREVDTRTRLTKDITLNIPILSAAMDTVTEAALATAIAREGGLGILHKNMSIERQAEQVRRVKRSESGLILDPIVLQEDAVIGDALQLMAENKIGGIPVVDKNKKLKGILTNRDLRFEDNPARKVTEVMTSVNLITAPEGTDLKKAKTILRQHKVEKLPVVDKQGKLIGLITYRDILQVTSFPNAIKDSFGRLLVGAGVGITGDVLDRIDALQHVGVDVVVLDSAHGHTKGVLDALKKVKRSFKKLNVVAGNVGTAAGAIAMADAGADAVKIGIGPGSICTTRIVAGAGMPQLTAIMEAASGLKKKGIPLIADGGIRYTGDLVKALAAGADCAMMGSIFAGTEESPGETIIFEGRKFKAYRGMGSLGAMAKGSSDRYFQDPEDDVKKFVPEGIEGRVAYKGTLKEVIYQYTGGLRAGMGYCGAKNIAALQNAKFVKITNAGMNESHPHDVDVTKEAPNYSRK; this is translated from the coding sequence ATGGCAACAAGAAAATCTTCTGCAGCTACTGCAAACAATTCCAAGATCGCCTTTGAGGGCTTAACTTTTGATGATGTTTTACTGGTTCCGGCTTATAGCCAGGTGTTACCGCGCGAGGTAGACACCCGTACCCGTCTTACCAAAGACATTACCCTAAATATCCCTATTTTATCAGCAGCAATGGACACCGTTACCGAAGCGGCGCTGGCCACGGCTATTGCGCGGGAAGGCGGCCTGGGCATTTTGCATAAAAATATGTCTATCGAACGGCAGGCAGAACAGGTGCGCAGGGTAAAACGGAGTGAAAGCGGACTGATCCTGGACCCGATTGTGCTGCAGGAAGATGCCGTTATCGGCGATGCCTTACAACTGATGGCAGAAAATAAGATCGGTGGTATCCCTGTGGTAGATAAGAATAAAAAACTAAAGGGCATTTTAACCAACCGGGATCTGCGTTTTGAAGATAACCCCGCGCGCAAGGTGACCGAAGTAATGACCAGTGTGAACCTGATCACCGCACCGGAAGGAACGGATCTGAAAAAAGCCAAGACGATCCTGCGCCAGCACAAAGTGGAAAAATTGCCCGTAGTAGATAAGCAGGGAAAACTGATCGGGTTGATCACGTATCGTGATATCTTACAGGTAACTTCTTTTCCTAATGCCATAAAAGATTCATTTGGGCGATTGCTGGTAGGCGCCGGGGTAGGTATCACCGGCGATGTGCTGGATCGCATTGACGCCTTGCAGCACGTAGGGGTAGATGTAGTGGTGTTAGACAGTGCGCACGGACATACAAAAGGAGTGCTGGATGCGCTTAAAAAAGTAAAAAGAAGTTTTAAGAAATTAAATGTGGTGGCGGGGAATGTGGGCACTGCAGCAGGCGCCATTGCCATGGCCGATGCCGGCGCAGATGCGGTGAAGATCGGTATTGGCCCGGGATCTATCTGCACCACCCGAATTGTTGCAGGTGCGGGTATGCCGCAATTGACGGCGATTATGGAAGCCGCTTCCGGACTGAAAAAGAAAGGTATTCCGCTTATTGCTGACGGGGGTATCCGCTACACGGGTGATCTTGTAAAGGCTTTGGCGGCTGGCGCCGATTGTGCGATGATGGGAAGCATCTTTGCGGGTACAGAAGAAAGCCCGGGTGAAACCATCATTTTTGAAGGCCGTAAATTTAAAGCGTACCGCGGTATGGGATCGCTGGGCGCAATGGCCAAAGGCAGCAGCGACCGTTATTTCCAGGATCCGGAAGATGATGTTAAGAAATTTGTACCCGAGGGTATCGAAGGGCGGGTGGCCTATAAAGGAACATTGAAAGAAGTCATTTACCAATACACCGGTGGCTTACGTGCCGGCATGGGTTATTGCGGCGCCAAAAATATTGCAGCGCTCCAGAATGCAAAATTTGTAAAGATCACCAACGCCGGTATGAACGAAAGCCATCCGCATGATGTGGATGTTACGAAAGAAGCGCCGAACTACTCAAGGAAATAA